In a genomic window of Lepisosteus oculatus isolate fLepOcu1 chromosome 3, fLepOcu1.hap2, whole genome shotgun sequence:
- the cops4 gene encoding COP9 signalosome complex subunit 4 isoform X2, producing the protein MAAAVRQELAQLMNSSGSHKDLAGKYRQILEKAIQFTGAEQLEALKAFVEAMVNENVSLVISRQLLTDFCTHLPNLPDSTAKEVYHFTLDKIQPRVISFEEQVASIRQHLATIYEKEEDWRNAAQVLVGIPLETGQKQYNVDYKLDTYLKIARLYLEDDDPVQAEAYINRASLLQNESTNEQLQIHYKVCYARVLDYRRKFIEAAQRYNELSYKSIVHESERLEALKHALHCTILASAGQQRSRMLATLFKDERCQQLAAYGILEKMYLDRIIRGNQLQEFAAMLMPHQKATTADGSSILDRAVIEHNLLSASKLYNNITFEELGALLEIPPAKAEKIASQMITEGRMNGFIDQIDGIVHFETREPLPTWDKQIQSLCFQVNNLLEKISQAAPEWTAQAMEAQMSQ; encoded by the exons ATGGCGGCGGCTGTCCGACAGGAATTGGCTCAGCTCATGAACTCCAGCGGATCTCACAAAGATCTTGCTGGAAa GTACCGACAGATACTTGAAAAGGCCATTCAATTTACTGGTGCTGAGCAGCTGGAggctttgaaggcatttgttgaagCCA TGGTTAATGAGAATGTCAGCTTGGTGATCTCCAGGCAGCTGCTTACAGATTTCTGCACTCACCTCCCCAACCTCCCAGACAGCACAGCTAAGGAGGTGTACCACTTCACGCTAGACAAAATCCAGCCTAGGGTCATCTCCTTTGAAGAGCAG GTGGCATCTATCCGGCAACACCTGGCAACAATTTACGAGAAAGAAGAGGACTGGAGGAATGCTGCTCAAGTCCTAGTTGGAATTCCTTTGGAGACGGGACAGAA GCAGTACAATGTAGATTACAAGCTAGACACATACCTCAAGATCGCTCGTCTGTATCTAGAGGATGACGACCCGGTACAGGCAGAAGCTTACATCAACCGCGCCTCTCTTCTCCAGAATGAGTCCACTAATGAACAGCTGCAGATCCACTACAAG GTCTGCTATGCCAGAGTTCTGGACTACAGGAGAAAGTTCATAGAGGCAGCACAGAGATACAATGAGCTGTCGTACAAATCTATCGTACATGAGAGTGAACGGCTAGAGGCCCTCAAGCACGCTCTCCACTGCACCATTCTGGCATCCGCAG GACAGCAGCGCTCCCGTATGCTGGCCACGCTGTTTAAGGACGAGcgctgtcagcaacttgcagcGTACGGCATACTGGAGAAGATGTACCTGGACAGGATAATTCGGGGGAACCAGCTACAGGAGTTCGCTGCCATGTTGATGCCTCATCAGAAAGCTACTACAGCCGACG GTTCTAGTATCTTGGACAGAGCAGTCATTGAGCACAACCTGCTGTCTGCCAGCAAACTTTACAACAACATCACTTTTGAAGAGCTAGGGGCTCTACTGGAGATCCCGCCAGCCAAG GCTGAGAAGATTGCCTCCCAAATGATCACTGAAGGGCGAATGAATGGCTTCATCGATCAGATAGACGGCATTGTTCATTTTGAAA CTCGGGAGCCATTGCCCACGTGGGACAAGCAGATCCAGTCTCTATGTTTCCAAGTCAACAATCTGCTGGAGAAAATCAGCCAGGCAGCACCAGAGTGGACAGCGCAGGCAATGGAGGCCCAGATGTCTCAGTAA
- the cops4 gene encoding COP9 signalosome complex subunit 4 isoform X1 encodes MAAAVRQELAQLMNSSGSHKDLAGKYRQILEKAIQFTGAEQLEALKAFVEAMVNENVSLVISRQLLTDFCTHLPNLPDSTAKEVYHFTLDKIQPRVISFEEQVASIRQHLATIYEKEEDWRNAAQVLVGIPLETGQKQYNVDYKLDTYLKIARLYLEDDDPVQAEAYINRASLLQNESTNEQLQIHYKVCYARVLDYRRKFIEAAQRYNELSYKSIVHESERLEALKHALHCTILASAGQQRSRMLATLFKDERCQQLAAYGILEKMYLDRIIRGNQLQEFAAMLMPHQKATTADGSSILDRAVIEHNLLSASKLYNNITFEELGALLEIPPAKGSCPGVEAPGYNRSNLAEKIASQMITEGRMNGFIDQIDGIVHFETREPLPTWDKQIQSLCFQVNNLLEKISQAAPEWTAQAMEAQMSQ; translated from the exons ATGGCGGCGGCTGTCCGACAGGAATTGGCTCAGCTCATGAACTCCAGCGGATCTCACAAAGATCTTGCTGGAAa GTACCGACAGATACTTGAAAAGGCCATTCAATTTACTGGTGCTGAGCAGCTGGAggctttgaaggcatttgttgaagCCA TGGTTAATGAGAATGTCAGCTTGGTGATCTCCAGGCAGCTGCTTACAGATTTCTGCACTCACCTCCCCAACCTCCCAGACAGCACAGCTAAGGAGGTGTACCACTTCACGCTAGACAAAATCCAGCCTAGGGTCATCTCCTTTGAAGAGCAG GTGGCATCTATCCGGCAACACCTGGCAACAATTTACGAGAAAGAAGAGGACTGGAGGAATGCTGCTCAAGTCCTAGTTGGAATTCCTTTGGAGACGGGACAGAA GCAGTACAATGTAGATTACAAGCTAGACACATACCTCAAGATCGCTCGTCTGTATCTAGAGGATGACGACCCGGTACAGGCAGAAGCTTACATCAACCGCGCCTCTCTTCTCCAGAATGAGTCCACTAATGAACAGCTGCAGATCCACTACAAG GTCTGCTATGCCAGAGTTCTGGACTACAGGAGAAAGTTCATAGAGGCAGCACAGAGATACAATGAGCTGTCGTACAAATCTATCGTACATGAGAGTGAACGGCTAGAGGCCCTCAAGCACGCTCTCCACTGCACCATTCTGGCATCCGCAG GACAGCAGCGCTCCCGTATGCTGGCCACGCTGTTTAAGGACGAGcgctgtcagcaacttgcagcGTACGGCATACTGGAGAAGATGTACCTGGACAGGATAATTCGGGGGAACCAGCTACAGGAGTTCGCTGCCATGTTGATGCCTCATCAGAAAGCTACTACAGCCGACG GTTCTAGTATCTTGGACAGAGCAGTCATTGAGCACAACCTGCTGTCTGCCAGCAAACTTTACAACAACATCACTTTTGAAGAGCTAGGGGCTCTACTGGAGATCCCGCCAGCCAAG GGCAGTTGTCCCGGTGTTGAAGCCCCTGGTTACAACAGAAGCAACTTG GCTGAGAAGATTGCCTCCCAAATGATCACTGAAGGGCGAATGAATGGCTTCATCGATCAGATAGACGGCATTGTTCATTTTGAAA CTCGGGAGCCATTGCCCACGTGGGACAAGCAGATCCAGTCTCTATGTTTCCAAGTCAACAATCTGCTGGAGAAAATCAGCCAGGCAGCACCAGAGTGGACAGCGCAGGCAATGGAGGCCCAGATGTCTCAGTAA